In a genomic window of Salegentibacter salegens:
- a CDS encoding alpha/beta fold hydrolase, translating into MKATYKNTPISYTSQGTGNPLVLLHGFLESKEIWKDFTEELSAKRQVICIDLPGHGGSGNFAEIHTMADMAEAVKAVLDELDIKKASFAGHSMGGYVSLEFQNIFPTIVNSLVLVNSTPQADSEERKVNRDRAAALVLKNKRAFVSMAISNLLTPENNKIFKSQIEELKNRALKFSSEGIYAAIMGMKIRTDHSGLFAKFNGQKIIVAGQQDPVMDFNTIKVIAKRCESEFEGFPGGHLAFMENKMELLRILHFID; encoded by the coding sequence AAGCAACTTATAAAAACACACCTATTTCTTATACCTCACAGGGAACAGGAAATCCCCTAGTTCTCTTGCACGGCTTTTTAGAATCTAAAGAGATATGGAAAGATTTTACTGAAGAACTTTCAGCAAAGCGACAGGTTATTTGTATAGACCTCCCCGGGCACGGAGGATCTGGAAATTTCGCAGAAATTCACACTATGGCTGATATGGCCGAAGCCGTAAAAGCGGTCTTAGATGAACTAGATATTAAAAAAGCTTCATTCGCAGGCCATTCTATGGGTGGTTATGTAAGTTTGGAATTCCAAAATATTTTTCCTACTATAGTCAATAGCTTGGTATTGGTAAATTCTACCCCACAGGCAGATTCTGAGGAACGCAAAGTTAACCGCGATCGCGCGGCAGCTTTGGTTCTAAAAAATAAAAGGGCTTTTGTAAGTATGGCGATTTCCAATTTATTGACGCCTGAAAACAATAAGATCTTCAAATCCCAAATTGAAGAATTAAAAAATCGCGCCCTTAAGTTTTCGTCTGAAGGAATCTACGCTGCTATTATGGGTATGAAAATTCGTACAGATCACTCCGGGCTTTTTGCAAAATTTAATGGTCAAAAAATTATCGTAGCAGGACAACAGGATCCTGTTATGGATTTTAACACAATAAAAGTAATAGCTAAACGTTGTGAAAGTGAGTTTGAAGGTTTTCCTGGCGGGCACTTAGCCTTTATGGAAAATAAAATGGAACTCCTAAGAATTTTGCATTTTATCGATTAA
- a CDS encoding HesB/IscA family protein, with product MIKVSESAKKKIAALMSEGGFDNMQDFVRVGVKSGGCSGLSYELNFDKSKAEDDKLFEDNDIKIVVDKRSVLYLAGTVLEFSGGLNGKGFVFNNPNAQRTCGCGESFSL from the coding sequence ATGATAAAAGTAAGCGAAAGCGCTAAAAAAAAGATTGCCGCACTTATGAGTGAAGGGGGTTTTGATAATATGCAAGACTTTGTTCGCGTGGGTGTAAAAAGCGGAGGCTGTTCTGGTTTGTCTTACGAATTAAATTTTGACAAATCTAAAGCTGAAGACGACAAACTTTTTGAAGACAACGATATAAAAATAGTAGTAGATAAACGCAGTGTTTTATACCTGGCCGGAACGGTTTTAGAATTTTCTGGCGGCTTAAACGGCAAGGGATTTGTATTCAACAATCCCAACGCCCAAAGAACCTGCGGATGCGGAGAAAGTTTTTCTCTGTAA
- the sufB gene encoding Fe-S cluster assembly protein SufB, producing the protein MAYTEDDLKKELETKEYEYGFYTDIESDTFPVGLNEDIVRAISKKKEEPEWMTEWRLEAYRHWKTMKEPEWANVHYEKPNFQNISYYSAPNKKPKYDSLDEVDPELLDTFKKLGISVDEQKKLAGVAVDIVMDSVSVTTTFKKTLAEKGIIFCSISEAIREHPELVKKYIGSVVPTTDNFYAALNSAVFSDGSFCYIPKGVRCPMELSTYFRINQAGTGQFERTLVVAEPGSYVSYLEGCTAPTRDENQLHAAVVELVALDEAEIKYSTVQNWFPGSKEGKGGVYNFVTKRGICEKAAKISWTQVETGSAVTWKYPSCILKGDNSIGEFYSIAVTNNFQQADTGTKMIHLGKNTKSTIISKGISAGESQNSYRGLVQINGRAENARNFSQCDSLLMGNKCGAHTFPYIEVKNKTGQVEHEATTSKIGEDQIFYCNQRGIDTEKAIALIVNGFSKEVLNKLPMEFAVEAQKLLEISLEGSVG; encoded by the coding sequence ATGGCATATACTGAAGATGATTTAAAAAAAGAGCTCGAAACTAAAGAATATGAGTACGGGTTTTATACCGATATTGAATCGGATACATTTCCCGTGGGATTAAATGAAGATATTGTTAGAGCAATCTCTAAAAAGAAAGAAGAACCAGAATGGATGACTGAATGGCGACTGGAAGCATACCGCCACTGGAAAACCATGAAAGAACCTGAATGGGCGAACGTACATTATGAAAAGCCTAATTTTCAGAATATTTCATATTATTCGGCTCCTAATAAAAAACCTAAGTACGATAGCTTAGACGAAGTAGATCCAGAATTACTGGATACTTTCAAAAAGCTGGGAATTTCTGTAGATGAACAGAAAAAACTTGCAGGAGTTGCAGTTGATATCGTTATGGATTCTGTTTCGGTAACAACTACTTTTAAGAAAACGCTAGCCGAAAAGGGAATTATTTTTTGTTCTATTTCCGAAGCGATAAGAGAACATCCGGAACTTGTTAAAAAATATATTGGCTCGGTAGTACCCACAACCGATAACTTTTACGCGGCATTAAATTCCGCAGTATTTAGTGATGGTTCATTTTGCTACATTCCAAAAGGTGTTAGATGCCCAATGGAACTTTCTACATATTTTAGGATCAACCAGGCCGGTACCGGCCAATTTGAGCGTACACTTGTAGTTGCAGAACCTGGAAGTTACGTAAGTTACCTTGAAGGTTGTACTGCACCAACCCGTGATGAAAATCAATTGCACGCGGCTGTTGTAGAACTGGTTGCTTTAGACGAGGCTGAAATTAAATACAGTACCGTTCAAAACTGGTTCCCGGGAAGTAAAGAAGGAAAAGGTGGCGTTTACAATTTTGTGACCAAACGTGGAATTTGTGAAAAAGCAGCTAAGATCTCCTGGACTCAAGTTGAGACAGGGTCTGCAGTAACCTGGAAATATCCATCCTGTATTTTAAAAGGAGATAATTCTATTGGTGAATTTTATTCTATCGCGGTTACCAATAATTTCCAGCAAGCAGATACCGGAACAAAAATGATTCACCTTGGTAAAAACACCAAGAGTACCATTATTTCTAAAGGTATTTCTGCGGGTGAATCGCAAAATTCCTATCGCGGACTTGTACAAATAAACGGCAGAGCCGAAAATGCCCGTAATTTTTCTCAATGTGATTCTCTTTTAATGGGGAATAAATGTGGCGCGCATACCTTCCCGTATATTGAAGTTAAAAATAAAACCGGGCAGGTAGAACACGAAGCTACCACCAGTAAAATTGGTGAAGACCAGATTTTCTACTGTAATCAACGTGGAATTGATACCGAAAAAGCTATCGCCCTTATTGTTAATGGTTTTAGCAAAGAAGTATTGAATAAATTACCTATGGAGTTTGCAGTGGAGGCACAAAAACTATTAGAAATTTCTCTTGAAGGATCTGTAGGATAA
- the thiL gene encoding thiamine-phosphate kinase: MFQDSQDMRTNLSELGEFGLIDHLTKGFEPKLSSTVKAIGDDAAVLNFENMHTVVTTDLLVEGVHFDLAYMPLKHLGYKAVMVNLSDVYAMNAKATQITVSIAASNRFPVEALEELYSGIELAAKLYNIDVVGGDTTSSTSGLFISITALGVAEKEDVVYRSGAKPNDLLVVTGDLGAAYMGLQILEREKEVFKANPNAQPDLDPYTYLIERQLKPEARKDIAPLLKELGVKPTSMIDISDGLSSEIIHLCKNSEVGANLFEEKIPLDPAVISVCEEFDIDSTTIALSGGEDYELLFTISQDDFEKIKANPNLSIIGHMTEEKEGMHLITRANQKLPLIARGWNSMDAKDSEEK, encoded by the coding sequence ATGTTTCAGGATAGTCAGGATATGCGTACAAACCTTTCAGAATTGGGTGAATTTGGATTAATAGATCACCTCACCAAAGGTTTTGAACCCAAACTTTCTTCAACCGTAAAGGCGATTGGCGATGATGCCGCGGTATTAAATTTTGAAAATATGCACACTGTAGTTACTACAGATCTTTTGGTTGAAGGCGTGCATTTTGACCTGGCATATATGCCCTTGAAACACCTTGGTTATAAAGCCGTAATGGTAAATTTGTCTGATGTTTATGCAATGAATGCCAAGGCTACTCAAATCACCGTTTCTATAGCTGCTTCCAACCGATTTCCGGTAGAGGCTTTGGAAGAATTATACTCAGGTATTGAACTCGCTGCTAAACTATACAATATTGATGTTGTTGGCGGCGATACCACCTCTTCAACTTCTGGATTATTTATAAGTATTACCGCCCTTGGTGTTGCTGAAAAAGAAGATGTTGTTTACCGAAGCGGAGCAAAACCCAACGATCTTTTAGTGGTTACCGGCGATCTTGGTGCGGCCTATATGGGCTTGCAAATTTTAGAACGTGAAAAAGAAGTTTTTAAGGCAAACCCAAATGCACAACCAGATCTTGATCCTTATACTTATTTGATTGAAAGACAGTTAAAACCAGAAGCCAGGAAAGATATCGCGCCTTTGTTGAAAGAACTCGGGGTGAAACCAACTTCGATGATAGATATAAGTGACGGACTTTCTTCTGAAATCATCCATTTATGTAAAAACTCAGAAGTTGGAGCGAATTTATTTGAAGAGAAAATTCCGTTAGATCCTGCCGTGATTTCAGTGTGTGAAGAGTTTGATATAGATAGTACCACTATCGCGTTGAGCGGAGGTGAAGACTATGAACTACTTTTTACTATTTCGCAAGATGATTTCGAAAAGATAAAGGCGAATCCTAATTTAAGTATAATTGGGCATATGACCGAGGAAAAAGAAGGGATGCATCTAATTACACGCGCCAACCAGAAACTACCACTTATTGCGCGAGGTTGGAATTCTATGGATGCTAAGGATTCTGAAGAAAAATAA